A genomic window from Prunus persica cultivar Lovell chromosome G2, Prunus_persica_NCBIv2, whole genome shotgun sequence includes:
- the LOC18784755 gene encoding NDR1/HIN1-like protein 12 — protein MTKEHPPDKTHHHLPKMTEEEDHKKNPTTKKRYMASSPIYTSGPYRSICTCLSIFLLLAGVTALTLWLVYRPHKPQFTVVGAAVYDLNATSPPLISTTMQFTLVTHNPNRRVSIYYDRLYAFVSYKNQAITPQVALPSLVHEHRSTVAVSPVLGGRAVPVSLEVVNGLTMDEAYGVVGLRVVVMGRLRWKAGAIRTAHYGVYVKCDVLVGLKRGFVGQVPLLGNPSCQVDI, from the coding sequence ATGACAAAGGAGCACCCTCCAGATAAAACCCATCACCACCTCCCTAAAATGAccgaagaagaagatcataaaaaaaaccccaccaCAAAAAAACGATACATGGCTTCCTCACCAATTTACACCAGCGGCCCCTACAGATCCATCTGCACCTGCCTCTccatcttcctcctcctcgcCGGCGTCACCGCCCTCACGCTCTGGCTCGTCTACCGCCCCCACAAACCCCAGTTCACCGTCGTCGGCGCCGCCGTCTACGACCTCAACGCCACTTCCCCTCCCctcatctccaccaccatgCAGTTCACCCTCGTCACCCACAACCCCAACCGCCGCGTGTCCATCTACTACGACCGCCTCTACGCCTTCGTGTCGTACAAGAACCAGGCGATCACACCACAGGTGGCCCTGCCGTCGCTGGTGCACGAGCATCGGAGCACGGTGGCGGTGTCGCCGGTGCTGGGCGGCAGGGCGGTGCCGGTGTCGTTGGAGGTGGTGAACGGGCTAACGATGGACGAGGCGTACGGCGTGGTGGGGCTGAGGGTGGTGGTGATGGGGAGGCTGCGGTGGAAGGCCGGTGCGATAAGGACTGCGCATTATGGGGTTTATGTCAAGTGTGATGTTTTGGTTGGGTTGAAGAGAGGGTTTGTGGGTCAAGTTCCTTTGCTTGGAAATCCTTCATGTCAAGTTGATATATGA
- the LOC18784971 gene encoding metal tolerance protein 1 gives MEAQNTNHAQVIEIHRDGHDGETSVGGSKICGEAPCGLSDARSVSKDAKERSASMRKLLIAVVLCVLFMAVEIAGGIEANSLAILTDAAHLLSDVAAFAISLFSMWAAGWEATPRQSYGFFRIEILGALVSIQMIWLLAGILVYEAIDRMIHPTSEVNGFLMFLVATFGLVVNIAMAILLGHDHGHGHGHGHDGHDGHDHGHSHGMTISTHDHHAHDHEEHSHEHEHLHTHEDHKNHHADEDHGHHHADEAHAEPLLDKPKDGLGQKKQRNINLQGAYLHVLGDSVQSIGVMIGGAIIWYKPEWKIVDLICTLIFSVIVLGTTINMMRNILDVLMESTPREIDATKLEEGLLEMDEVVAIHELHIWAITVGKVLLACHVKIRPEANADMVLDDVIDYIRREHNISHVTIQIER, from the coding sequence ATGGAAGCACAAAATACTAATCATGCACAGGTTATTGAGATCCATCGAGATGGTCATGATGGTGAGACGAGTGTTGGTGGGAGTAAGATTTGTGGGGAAGCACCATGTGGACTCTCGGATGCTAGATCCGTCTCTAAAGATGCCAAAGAGCGATCAGCCTCCATGCGCAAGCTCTTAATTGCAGTGGTACTTTGTGTTCTGTTCATGGCTGTTGAGATTGCTGGTGGCATTGAAGCCAATAGTTTAGCAATATTGACAGATGCAGCACATTTGCTCTCGGACGTTGCAGCCTTTGCCATATCCTTGTTCTCTATGTGGGCTGCTGGTTGGGAAGCCACTCCCCGTCAGTCCTATGGGTTTTTTAGGATTGAAATTCTTGGTGCCCTGGTTTCCATCCAGATGATATGGTTACTTGCTGGGATATTGGTGTATGAAGCCATAGATAGAATGATTCATCCGACATCTGAGGTGAATGGCTTTCTAATGTTTCTTGTTGCCACATTTGGTCTAGTGGTTAATATAGCTATGGCCATTCTGTTGGGCCATGATCATGGGCATGGGCACGGGCACGGACATGATGGACATGATGGACATGATCACGGTCACAGTCATGGAATGACAATTTCTACTCATGATCATCATGCTCATGATCATGAGGAACACTCACATGAACATGAGCACCTTCACACTCATGAAGATCATAAAAATCATCATGCTGATGAAGATCATGGACACCATCATGCTGATGAAGCTCATGCAGAGCCACTGTTGGATAAGCCAAAAGATGGACTTGGGCAGAAGAAGCAAAGGAACATAAATCTACAGGGAGCTTATCTCCATGTGCTTGGGGACTCTGTTCAAAGTATCGGGGTAATGATTGGAGGGGCAATCATATGGTACAAGCCTGAGTGGAAGATAGTCGATTTGATTTGCACTCTAATCTTTTCGGTCATTGTTTTGGGGACAACGATCAATATGATGCGGAACATACTTGATGTGCTGATGGAGAGCACACCGAGAGAGATTGATGCGACAAAACTTGAAGAGGGGTTGCTGGAGATGGATGAAGTGGTGGCTATCCATGAGCTGCATATATGGGCTATCACAGTGGGGAAAGTCCTGCTGGCTTGCCATGTGAAAATCAGACCAGAAGCAAACGCAGACATGGTGCTGGACGATGTGATAGATTATATCAGAAGGGAGCATAACATCAGCCATGTGACCATACAAATTGAGCGTTAG